A single Mustela lutreola isolate mMusLut2 chromosome X, mMusLut2.pri, whole genome shotgun sequence DNA region contains:
- the LOC131821518 gene encoding melanoma-associated antigen B2-like, giving the protein MPRGQKSKLRAREKRRQARGEPQSLEGPQATAANVEESSDSPVSGDTLPSPPAADTSQEPRGSPATSSPTAGVSRPRSNVDAKSQAEKTKNSSQASTSPESAHKDLLTRKVGVLMQFLLEKYTMGAPILKSDMLKIIHRRYKEHFPEILRKASEHMELVFGLELKEVKPSGHSYILVSSLDLTADGSVSSAWGFPKNGLLMPLLSVIFLSGNRASEKDIWEFLNILGIYDGRKHSVFGDPRKLITQDLVQEKYLEYRQAPGSDPPRFEFLWGPRAHAETSKMRVLEFLAKVHDTVPSAFPFHYEEALRDEEERARARATAAAASPTQADARSQVKSSLSSPP; this is encoded by the coding sequence ATGCCTCGGGGCCAGAAGAGTAAGCTCCGTGCTCGTGAGAAACGCCGCCAGGCCCGAGGTGAGCCCCAGAGCCTTGAGGGTCCTCAGGCCACTGCAGCAAATGTTGAAGAGTCCTCTGACTCTCCTGTTTCTGGGGATACTCTCCCGAGTCCCCCTGCTGCTGACACTTCCCAGGAGCCTCGGGGATCCCCAGCCACTAGCTCTCCTACTGCAGGTGTTTCACGCCCAAGATCTAATGTAGATGCCAAGAGCCAAGCTGAGAAAACGAAAAATTCCTCTCAGGCCTCAACTTCCCCTGAGAGTGCTCACAAAGATCTTCTAACCAGGAAGGTGGGGGTGTTGATGCAGTTCCTGCTAGAAAAGTATACAATGGGGGCACCCATTTTGAAGTCAGACATGCTGAAGATCATCCACAGAAGGTACAAGGAGCACTTTCCCGAGATCCTCAGGAAAGCCTCTGAGCACATGGAGCTGGTCTTTGGCCTGGAATTAAAGGAAGTCAAGCCCAGCGGTCACTCCTATATCCTGGTCAGCAGCCTAGACCTCACCGCTGATGGCAGTGTGAGCAGTGCCTGGGGCTTTCCTAAGAATGGGCTTCTCATGCCTCTTTTGAGTGTGATCTTCTTGAGTGGCAACCGAGCCTCTGAGAAGGATATCTGGGAATTCCTGAATATTTTGGGCATCTATGATGGCAGGAAGCATTCGGTCTTTGGGGACCCCAGGAAGCTCATCACCCAAGATCTGGTGCAGGAAAAGTATCTGGAGTACCGCCAGGCACCCGGTAGTGATCCTCCACGCTTCGAGTTCCTGTGGGGCCCGAGAGCCCACGCTGAGACCAGCAAGATGAGAGTCCTGGAGTTTTTGGCCAAGGTTCATGATACAGTCCCCAGCGCCTTCCCATTCCATTACGAAGAGGCTCTGCGAGATGAGGAAGAGCGGGCCCGAGCCAGAGCCACAGCTGCGGCTGCCTCTCCTACCCAGGCCGATGCACGTTCCCAGGTCAAGtccagcctctcctctcctccctag